A stretch of the Archangium violaceum genome encodes the following:
- a CDS encoding methylated-DNA--[protein]-cysteine S-methyltransferase, with protein MTLFTTTMKSPVGPLRLYATEGALTGIYMENHKGAPVLVASEREDHPVLLAARRQLEEYFAGERVSFDVPLEPVGTPFQKSVWAVLREIPLGVTWSYGELARRLGRASAARAVGAANGRNPISIIVPCHRVVGTDGKLTGYAGGVPTKQWLLEHERRIQARPGLVVG; from the coding sequence ATGACGCTGTTCACCACGACGATGAAGAGCCCCGTGGGCCCCCTGCGGCTCTACGCCACGGAAGGCGCGCTCACGGGCATCTACATGGAGAACCACAAGGGAGCGCCGGTGCTCGTCGCGAGCGAGCGGGAGGACCATCCGGTGCTCCTGGCCGCGCGACGCCAGCTGGAGGAGTACTTCGCGGGCGAGCGCGTCTCCTTCGATGTGCCGTTGGAGCCGGTCGGGACGCCCTTTCAGAAGAGCGTCTGGGCGGTGCTCCGGGAGATTCCGTTGGGCGTCACCTGGTCCTACGGGGAGCTCGCACGCCGCCTCGGGCGGGCGAGCGCGGCGCGGGCCGTGGGGGCCGCGAACGGGAGGAACCCCATCTCCATCATCGTCCCGTGCCATCGGGTCGTGGGCACGGACGGGAAGCTCACCGGGTACGCGGGGGGCGTGCCCACCAAGCAATGGCTGCTCGAACACGAGCGGCGCATCCAGGCCCGGCCCGGGCTCGTGGTTGGGTGA
- a CDS encoding TadE family protein → MALIQRSGHVRRESGQVAVETALIIPLFVFLILGVLQLGLMAQARVMAKYAAYRAARVGAMNHASVEAMEAAAVFHLLPVLATEQGTILPTGSSSEVISKYTRALTENTTRLAAGSKQVKVVICGPTISELRGTGRDALSPADQQSRGGRGSRNEVDFDDPELVLNGEVSSSDNPDDDGSTGLGGDEMRRYNRLRLRVQLQLLYRMPIPFANWIMTRTYLGLSLPSVLMMTRKGETLKERTKDQAIPVRALLNQRIYTIPINVSYAMRMQSNFFLNRFKLPDRNECYHYAP, encoded by the coding sequence ATGGCCCTCATCCAACGCAGCGGTCACGTGCGCCGGGAGTCAGGTCAGGTCGCGGTCGAAACGGCCCTGATCATTCCGCTCTTCGTGTTCCTGATTCTCGGAGTCCTACAACTTGGGTTGATGGCCCAGGCTCGAGTGATGGCCAAGTACGCCGCCTACCGGGCGGCGCGCGTGGGGGCGATGAACCACGCCAGCGTGGAGGCCATGGAGGCGGCGGCCGTCTTCCATCTGCTGCCCGTGCTCGCCACCGAGCAGGGAACGATCCTCCCGACCGGCAGCAGCAGCGAGGTCATCAGCAAGTACACCCGCGCACTGACGGAGAACACGACCCGTCTGGCGGCGGGCTCCAAGCAGGTGAAGGTCGTCATCTGCGGGCCCACGATCTCCGAGCTGCGTGGCACCGGAAGGGACGCGCTGTCGCCGGCGGACCAGCAATCCCGCGGAGGCCGGGGCAGCCGCAACGAGGTGGACTTCGACGATCCGGAGCTGGTGCTCAACGGAGAGGTCTCGAGTTCGGACAATCCGGACGACGATGGCTCCACGGGTCTGGGGGGCGATGAGATGCGCCGCTACAACCGCCTGCGTCTGCGTGTGCAGCTCCAGCTGCTGTACCGGATGCCCATTCCCTTCGCCAACTGGATCATGACCCGCACGTATCTGGGTCTCTCGCTGCCCTCGGTGCTGATGATGACCCGGAAGGGCGAGACCCTCAAGGAGAGGACGAAGGACCAGGCCATCCCCGTCCGCGCGTTGCTCAACCAGCGCATCTACACCATCCCCATCAACGTCAGCTACGCGATGCGGATGCAGAGCAACTTCTTCCTCAACCGCTTCAAACTGCCCGATAGGAACGAGTGCTACCACTACGCGCCCTGA
- the hemE gene encoding uroporphyrinogen decarboxylase, protein MNDRLLRAARRQPTDTTPVWLMRQAGRYLPEYRAVRGTIGFLDLCKNPDLAAEVTVQPITRLGVDAAIIFSDILIPVEAMGIELELGDKGPHFPNPVRTAADIERLGVPDPVQGTGFVAEAIRRTRRALNDSVPVIGFCGAPFTLAAYMVEGGGSKSYILIKRLLFEQPKLAHTLFQKLTDTLIPYLQMQVEAGASIVQIFDSWGGELSPWDYERFCVPYLTRMVKEVQARGVPVIVFGTGMSNHLPLLKRTGADVIGQDWRTPIDEARRVLGPDVAVQGNLDPLHLFLPREELEQRVVDILRRAGPVGHIFNLGHGILPPTDPDAAKFMVEAVHKHGAALRQGT, encoded by the coding sequence TTGAACGACCGCCTCCTTCGAGCCGCTCGCCGTCAGCCCACCGACACCACGCCGGTGTGGCTGATGCGCCAGGCTGGCCGCTACCTCCCCGAGTACCGCGCCGTGCGCGGCACCATCGGCTTCCTGGACCTGTGCAAGAACCCGGATCTCGCCGCGGAGGTGACGGTCCAGCCCATCACCCGGCTGGGTGTGGATGCCGCCATCATCTTCTCGGACATCCTCATTCCCGTGGAGGCCATGGGCATCGAGCTGGAGCTCGGGGACAAGGGGCCGCACTTCCCCAACCCCGTGCGCACCGCCGCGGACATCGAGCGCCTGGGCGTGCCCGACCCCGTCCAGGGGACCGGCTTCGTCGCCGAGGCCATCCGCCGCACCCGGCGCGCGCTCAACGACTCGGTGCCCGTGATCGGCTTCTGCGGCGCGCCCTTCACGCTGGCCGCGTACATGGTCGAGGGCGGCGGCTCCAAGAGCTACATCCTCATCAAGCGGCTCCTCTTCGAGCAGCCGAAGCTGGCGCATACACTCTTCCAGAAGCTGACCGACACGCTGATTCCCTACCTGCAGATGCAGGTGGAGGCGGGCGCGAGCATCGTCCAGATCTTCGACTCGTGGGGGGGTGAGCTGTCGCCCTGGGACTACGAGCGCTTCTGCGTCCCGTACCTCACGCGCATGGTGAAGGAGGTGCAGGCCAGGGGAGTGCCCGTCATCGTCTTCGGTACGGGGATGTCCAACCACCTGCCGTTGCTCAAGCGCACTGGCGCCGACGTCATCGGGCAGGACTGGCGCACGCCGATCGACGAGGCGCGGCGCGTGCTCGGGCCCGACGTGGCCGTGCAGGGCAACCTGGATCCACTCCACCTCTTCCTGCCGCGCGAGGAGCTGGAGCAGCGCGTGGTGGACATCCTCCGCCGCGCGGGGCCCGTGGGGCACATCTTCAACCTCGGTCACGGCATCCTTCCGCCCACGGATCCGGACGCCGCGAAGTTCATGGTCGAGGCCGTGCACAAGCACGGCGCCGCGCTCCGCCAGGGCACCTGA
- the fadI gene encoding acetyl-CoA C-acyltransferase FadI — translation MAREKQRNGHRRVAIVRGLRTPFVKAGTDFAKLTALDLGRMVVQELVQRAEIDPNEIDQVVFGQVVPTLTAPSIAREVVLAAGLPKKIEAFTVARACATSIQAMTAAANAIAVGEAEVAIAGGTESMSDAPIFTSRPLAQALVAASKARSLTEKLRAFQALKPRDLVPVPPAIAEYSTGLTMGESAEKMAKENGISRQEQDGIALASHHNAARAWKDGFFDSQVMHVVVPPKYEKVSQKDNIVREDTSLEALSQLKPVFDRKYGTVTAGNASPLTDGAAALLLMSEEKAKALGLEPLGYLLAHAYAATDPGDQLLQGPAYAAPIALQRAGMKLADIDLVEMHEAFAAQVASNIQALASKDFARKAGWSAPVGEVDRTRLNLSGGSISLGHPFGATGARIVTQALHELKRQNKNTVLCTVCAAGGLGAAVVLERA, via the coding sequence ATGGCACGCGAGAAGCAGCGCAACGGCCACCGGCGAGTGGCCATCGTCCGCGGATTGCGGACGCCCTTCGTGAAGGCGGGAACCGACTTCGCGAAGCTCACCGCGCTGGACCTGGGCCGCATGGTGGTCCAGGAGCTGGTGCAGCGAGCGGAGATCGATCCCAACGAGATCGACCAGGTGGTGTTCGGCCAGGTCGTCCCCACGCTCACCGCGCCGTCCATCGCGCGCGAGGTGGTGCTAGCCGCGGGGCTGCCGAAGAAGATCGAGGCGTTCACCGTGGCGCGCGCCTGTGCCACGTCCATCCAGGCGATGACGGCCGCGGCCAATGCCATCGCCGTGGGTGAGGCGGAGGTGGCCATCGCCGGTGGTACCGAGTCCATGTCGGATGCGCCCATCTTCACCAGCCGTCCGCTGGCCCAGGCGCTGGTAGCGGCCTCCAAGGCCCGCAGCCTCACGGAGAAGCTCAGGGCCTTCCAGGCCCTCAAGCCGCGCGACCTCGTCCCGGTGCCCCCGGCCATCGCCGAGTACTCCACGGGCCTCACCATGGGTGAGAGCGCGGAGAAGATGGCCAAGGAGAACGGCATCTCCCGCCAGGAGCAGGACGGCATCGCGCTCGCCTCGCACCACAACGCCGCTCGCGCCTGGAAGGACGGTTTCTTCGACTCCCAGGTGATGCACGTGGTGGTGCCGCCGAAGTACGAGAAGGTGTCGCAGAAGGACAACATCGTCCGCGAGGACACGAGCCTGGAGGCGCTCTCCCAGCTCAAGCCCGTGTTCGATCGCAAGTACGGCACCGTCACCGCCGGCAACGCCTCGCCGCTCACCGATGGTGCCGCCGCGCTGCTGCTGATGAGCGAGGAGAAGGCGAAGGCGCTCGGCCTGGAGCCGCTCGGCTACCTGCTCGCCCACGCCTATGCCGCCACCGACCCGGGAGACCAGCTCCTCCAGGGCCCGGCCTACGCGGCGCCCATCGCGCTGCAGCGCGCGGGCATGAAGCTCGCCGACATCGACCTCGTGGAGATGCACGAGGCCTTCGCCGCCCAGGTGGCGAGCAACATCCAGGCGCTGGCCTCCAAGGACTTCGCCCGGAAGGCCGGCTGGAGCGCGCCGGTGGGCGAGGTGGACCGCACCCGCCTCAACCTGTCGGGTGGTTCCATCTCCCTCGGCCATCCCTTCGGGGCCACGGGTGCGCGCATCGTCACCCAGGCCCTTCATGAGCTGAAGCGTCAGAACAAGAACACGGTGCTGTGCACCGTCTGCGCCGCCGGTGGCCTCGGAGCCGCGGTGGTCCTGGAGCGTGCGTGA
- a CDS encoding DNA-3-methyladenine glycosylase 2 family protein: protein MNTLESETCYRALSARDRRFDGLFFVGVSTTGIYCRPVCSARTPRQERCAFYRTAAEAECAGFRACLLCRPELAPGSAPVDSVPRLVAAAVSRIEGGFLNESSIDELASELGVTSRHLRRAMEAELGVSPVELAQSKRLALAKQLLQDTSLPLAEIAFASGFQSVRRFNALFQSRFGRSPSELRRKGGEGEGARSLVLRLDYRPPLDWEQLLGFLRGRAIPGVEYVGDSDYRRTVRLGGRTGWLVVRHDPKRPALLAEVSLSLAGVLMQVAARLRALFDLDAQPEVIAECLGRDALLGKWVRVHPGLRVLGAFDPFEMTVRAILGQQVSVRAATTLSGRLVARFGEPVDSPHVECSRLFPPPQTLAAATEDDVATLGMPGARARSLLAVARAVAEGSVRLERHADVEETMAGLEALPGIGAWTAHYVAMRALRWPDAFPASDLGIRKALGGVTAKEAAERAEAWRPWRSYAAIHLWTSLSEGAGG, encoded by the coding sequence ATGAACACGCTGGAATCCGAAACCTGCTACCGGGCCCTGTCCGCGCGAGACCGGCGCTTCGATGGGCTCTTCTTCGTCGGAGTGTCGACGACGGGCATCTACTGCCGGCCGGTGTGCTCGGCGAGGACGCCCCGCCAGGAGCGATGCGCCTTCTACCGGACGGCCGCCGAGGCCGAATGCGCGGGCTTCCGCGCGTGTCTCCTGTGTCGTCCCGAGCTCGCTCCGGGCAGCGCTCCGGTGGACTCCGTGCCGAGGCTCGTGGCGGCCGCGGTCTCCCGCATCGAGGGGGGATTCCTCAACGAGTCCTCGATCGATGAGCTCGCATCGGAGCTGGGCGTCACCAGCCGGCACCTGCGCCGGGCGATGGAGGCCGAGCTCGGCGTCTCACCCGTGGAGTTGGCCCAATCGAAGAGGCTCGCGCTGGCCAAGCAGCTCCTGCAGGACACCTCGCTCCCCCTGGCGGAGATCGCTTTCGCCAGTGGCTTCCAGAGCGTCCGGCGCTTCAACGCGCTCTTTCAGTCGCGCTTCGGCAGGTCGCCCTCGGAGCTGCGGCGCAAGGGGGGAGAAGGGGAGGGGGCGCGCTCGCTCGTCCTCCGGCTGGACTACCGCCCACCGCTCGATTGGGAGCAGCTCCTGGGGTTCCTTCGTGGACGCGCCATTCCGGGTGTCGAGTACGTGGGGGACTCCGACTACCGGCGCACGGTGCGCCTGGGTGGAAGAACGGGCTGGCTCGTGGTCCGGCACGATCCGAAGCGCCCCGCGCTGCTGGCCGAGGTCTCGCTCTCGCTGGCGGGCGTGCTGATGCAGGTGGCCGCGCGGCTGCGTGCGCTCTTCGACCTCGATGCGCAGCCGGAGGTCATCGCGGAGTGTCTCGGGCGCGACGCGCTGCTCGGAAAATGGGTGCGGGTCCACCCGGGGCTGCGTGTCTTGGGGGCCTTCGATCCCTTCGAGATGACGGTGCGAGCCATTCTCGGACAGCAGGTATCCGTCCGGGCGGCGACCACGCTGAGCGGGAGGCTCGTGGCGCGCTTCGGCGAGCCCGTCGACAGTCCTCATGTGGAGTGCTCGCGGCTCTTCCCTCCGCCCCAGACGCTGGCGGCGGCGACGGAGGATGACGTGGCGACGCTGGGAATGCCCGGAGCGCGTGCGCGGAGCCTCCTGGCGGTGGCGCGGGCCGTCGCCGAGGGCTCCGTGCGGCTGGAGCGGCACGCCGACGTCGAAGAGACGATGGCGGGCCTCGAGGCGCTGCCGGGCATCGGGGCCTGGACGGCGCACTACGTCGCGATGCGGGCCCTGCGCTGGCCCGATGCCTTCCCCGCGAGCGATCTCGGGATTCGCAAGGCGCTCGGGGGGGTGACGGCGAAGGAGGCCGCCGAGCGTGCCGAGGCCTGGCGGCCCTGGCGCTCCTACGCGGCGATACACCTCTGGACTTCTCTCTCCGAAGGAGCGGGCGGATGA
- the fadJ gene encoding fatty acid oxidation complex subunit alpha FadJ, producing MAAMMAQELEAKQGFTYHVEDGVAVLVFDLPGESVNTLSPETGEVFASLLSRAEKEPTVKAVVFISGKKDSFVAGAKIDFLQTIKTAAEATAASRQGQQGFDQLDAFPKPVVAAIHGACLGGGLEWALACDYRIATDSPKTTLGLPEVQLGLIPGAGGTQRLPALIGVQAALDLILTGKNVKPSKAKKLGLVDEVVPAPILRELAVRRARELAEGMLKVERPRGQGLKAVAQQGKKGLGGLLQGLTNKELWAEVALEDNPVGRKILFDQARKQLRKKTRGKYPAPERALEAVRIGVESGRAAGLEAEARFFGELVVSDVSKRLVEIFFATTALKKENGTANADVKPREVKKVGVLGGGLMGGGIAYVSSALQGVPVRVKDKDDAGVGRALKQVQGIYDERVKKRSLTWREAAAKMALVTGGTGYEGFKNVDVVIEAVFEDLALKHRIIGEVEAVTHADCIFASNTSSIPITELAKGSRRPAQVIGMHYFSPVHKMPLLEIITHKGTADWVTATCVEVGKRQGKTVIVVNDGPGFYTSRILAPYMNEAAHLLADGADIAELDKALVEFGFPVGPITLLDEVGIDVAQKVGPIMEAAFGKRMSAPRALEKVVAEGRLGRKNKKGFYTYDGKKKKKEVDVTVYDLLPHGRNRKQLDSREMAERCALQMVNEAVRCLGEGILRSARDGDVGAIFGLGFPPFLGGPFRYADSLGPAELLRRLEHFQDKYGERFTPAPSLVEMVKAGKTFYPR from the coding sequence ATGGCTGCGATGATGGCTCAGGAGCTCGAGGCGAAGCAGGGCTTCACCTATCACGTCGAGGACGGTGTCGCGGTCCTCGTGTTCGACCTGCCGGGAGAGTCGGTGAACACGCTCTCCCCCGAGACGGGCGAGGTGTTCGCGTCGCTGCTGTCCCGCGCGGAGAAGGAGCCCACGGTGAAGGCGGTCGTCTTCATCTCCGGCAAGAAGGACAGCTTCGTGGCCGGAGCGAAGATCGACTTCCTCCAGACCATCAAGACGGCCGCGGAGGCCACCGCTGCCTCGCGTCAGGGACAGCAGGGCTTCGACCAGCTGGACGCGTTCCCCAAGCCGGTGGTGGCGGCCATCCATGGCGCGTGTCTGGGCGGGGGCCTGGAGTGGGCGCTCGCCTGTGACTACCGCATCGCCACCGACAGCCCGAAGACGACGCTCGGGTTGCCCGAGGTGCAGCTCGGCCTCATCCCCGGCGCGGGTGGTACCCAGCGGTTGCCGGCGCTCATCGGCGTGCAGGCCGCGTTGGATCTCATCCTCACCGGCAAGAACGTGAAGCCCTCCAAGGCGAAGAAGCTGGGCCTGGTGGACGAGGTGGTGCCCGCGCCCATCCTTCGGGAGCTGGCCGTGCGGCGCGCCCGCGAGCTGGCCGAGGGCATGCTGAAGGTGGAGCGCCCCCGGGGTCAGGGCCTCAAGGCGGTGGCGCAGCAGGGCAAGAAGGGCCTGGGTGGACTCCTGCAGGGGTTGACCAACAAGGAGCTGTGGGCCGAGGTCGCGCTCGAGGACAACCCGGTGGGCCGGAAGATCCTCTTCGATCAGGCGCGCAAGCAGCTGCGCAAGAAGACGCGCGGCAAGTACCCGGCGCCGGAAAGGGCGCTCGAGGCTGTTCGCATCGGCGTGGAGTCCGGCCGTGCGGCGGGTCTGGAGGCCGAGGCCCGGTTCTTCGGCGAGCTGGTGGTGTCCGACGTCTCCAAGCGGCTGGTGGAGATCTTCTTCGCCACCACCGCGCTCAAGAAGGAGAACGGCACGGCCAACGCGGACGTGAAGCCGCGCGAGGTGAAGAAGGTGGGCGTGCTCGGCGGCGGTCTGATGGGCGGAGGCATCGCCTACGTCAGCTCGGCGCTGCAGGGCGTGCCGGTTCGCGTGAAGGACAAGGACGACGCGGGCGTGGGCCGCGCCCTCAAGCAGGTGCAGGGCATCTACGACGAGCGGGTGAAGAAGCGCTCGCTCACGTGGCGGGAGGCGGCCGCGAAGATGGCGCTCGTCACCGGTGGCACCGGCTACGAGGGCTTCAAGAACGTGGACGTGGTCATCGAGGCCGTCTTCGAGGACCTGGCCCTCAAGCACCGCATCATCGGCGAGGTGGAGGCCGTCACCCACGCCGACTGCATCTTCGCCTCCAACACCTCCAGCATCCCCATCACCGAGCTGGCCAAGGGCTCGCGGCGGCCCGCGCAGGTCATCGGCATGCATTACTTCAGCCCGGTGCACAAGATGCCGCTGCTGGAGATCATCACCCACAAGGGCACCGCCGACTGGGTGACGGCCACCTGCGTGGAGGTGGGCAAGAGGCAGGGCAAGACGGTCATCGTCGTCAACGACGGGCCGGGCTTCTACACCTCGCGCATCCTCGCGCCGTACATGAACGAGGCCGCGCACCTGCTGGCGGATGGGGCCGACATCGCGGAGCTGGACAAGGCGCTCGTCGAGTTCGGCTTCCCCGTGGGTCCCATCACCCTGCTGGACGAGGTGGGCATCGACGTGGCCCAGAAGGTGGGCCCCATCATGGAGGCCGCCTTCGGCAAGCGCATGTCCGCGCCCCGCGCCCTGGAGAAGGTGGTGGCCGAGGGCCGCCTGGGCCGCAAGAACAAGAAGGGCTTCTATACCTACGACGGCAAGAAGAAGAAGAAGGAGGTGGACGTCACCGTCTACGATCTTCTTCCGCATGGCAGGAACCGCAAGCAGCTCGACTCGCGCGAGATGGCCGAGCGGTGCGCCCTGCAGATGGTGAACGAGGCCGTGCGCTGCCTGGGTGAGGGGATTCTGCGCAGCGCGCGTGACGGCGACGTGGGCGCCATCTTCGGCCTCGGCTTCCCGCCGTTCCTCGGAGGCCCCTTCCGTTACGCGGACAGCCTCGGCCCCGCCGAGCTGCTGCGCCGCCTGGAGCACTTCCAGGACAAGTACGGCGAGCGCTTCACCCCCGCGCCGTCGCTCGTGGAGATGGTGAAGGCGGGCAAGACGTTCTACCCGCGCTAG
- a CDS encoding CocE/NonD family hydrolase, whose translation MPITFRGLMVLVLVALAGPARAQAAKPQQPTAESERAEYIRSHYTKFEYRIPMRDGTKLFTAVYVPNDASPGKRYPVLLTRTPYTVAPYGLDRYARRLGPNPQYEKDGFIFAFQDVRGQHMSEGEFVNMRPHRAKKSGPRDIDESTDTYDTIDWLVKNVPGNNGRVGQWGISYPGYYTSAGAIDSHPALKAASPQAPIADWFWDDFHRHGAFNLTMAFNFFSSFGRPRPQPTDSEDWKRFDHGTPDGYQFFLDLGPLSNADARYFKGDIAFWKDLSAHPNYDAFWQSRNLLPHLKNIKAAMLVVGGWYDTEDLYGPLRTYATIEKQNPGTSNTLVMGPWPHGGWMRTDGSSLGDADFGFKTAAIYQELEFAFFKHHLKGGEKPDLPEALVFETGANRWRRFDTWPPKQVREARLYFQPKGGLSYSPPASTEESFDEYVSDPNKPVPYTMELTTGWAKSYMTEDQRFAARRPDVLVYETAPLEKDLTLAGPLEAELWVSTTGTDADWVVKLVDVNPGKMPGGPRGGDDEEGKRNRGHQQTLVRGEPFRGRFRDSYSEPKPFKPGEVTKVRFVINDVFHTFKRGHRVMIQVQSSWFPFIDRNPQTFVPNIFEAKEEDFVRAFHRVYRSAAHPSSLKVGVLPAVDD comes from the coding sequence ATGCCCATCACGTTCCGCGGCCTCATGGTGCTCGTGCTTGTCGCGCTCGCCGGACCCGCGAGGGCCCAGGCCGCGAAGCCCCAGCAGCCCACCGCCGAGTCCGAGCGCGCCGAGTACATCCGCTCGCACTACACCAAGTTCGAGTACCGCATCCCCATGCGAGACGGCACGAAGCTGTTCACCGCCGTCTACGTCCCCAACGACGCGAGCCCCGGCAAGCGCTACCCCGTCCTGCTCACGCGCACGCCCTACACGGTGGCGCCCTACGGGCTGGACCGGTACGCGCGCAGGCTCGGGCCCAACCCGCAGTACGAGAAGGACGGCTTCATCTTCGCCTTCCAGGACGTGCGCGGCCAGCACATGTCCGAGGGCGAGTTCGTCAACATGCGCCCGCACCGCGCGAAGAAGAGCGGGCCCAGGGACATCGACGAGAGCACCGACACCTACGACACCATCGACTGGCTGGTGAAGAACGTGCCGGGCAACAACGGCCGCGTGGGACAGTGGGGTATCTCCTATCCCGGCTACTACACGTCGGCGGGCGCCATCGACTCGCACCCGGCGCTCAAGGCGGCGTCACCGCAAGCACCCATCGCCGACTGGTTCTGGGACGACTTCCACCGGCACGGCGCCTTCAACCTGACGATGGCATTCAACTTCTTCTCGAGCTTCGGCAGGCCTCGGCCGCAGCCGACCGACAGCGAGGATTGGAAGCGCTTCGACCACGGCACCCCGGACGGCTACCAGTTCTTCCTCGACCTGGGGCCGCTGAGCAACGCGGACGCGCGTTACTTCAAGGGCGACATCGCGTTCTGGAAGGATCTCTCCGCGCATCCCAACTACGACGCCTTCTGGCAGTCGAGGAACCTCCTGCCGCACCTGAAGAACATCAAGGCCGCCATGCTGGTGGTGGGCGGCTGGTACGACACCGAGGACCTGTACGGGCCCCTGCGCACCTACGCCACCATCGAGAAGCAGAACCCGGGCACCTCCAACACGCTGGTCATGGGTCCCTGGCCGCATGGCGGTTGGATGCGCACGGACGGCTCCTCGCTGGGTGACGCCGATTTCGGCTTCAAGACGGCCGCCATCTACCAGGAACTGGAGTTCGCCTTCTTCAAGCACCACCTCAAGGGAGGCGAGAAGCCCGACCTGCCCGAGGCCCTGGTGTTCGAGACGGGTGCCAACCGCTGGCGGCGCTTCGACACGTGGCCGCCGAAGCAGGTGCGCGAGGCGCGACTCTACTTCCAGCCCAAGGGGGGCCTCTCGTACTCGCCGCCCGCGAGCACCGAGGAGTCCTTCGACGAGTACGTGAGCGACCCGAACAAGCCCGTCCCCTACACCATGGAGCTCACGACGGGCTGGGCCAAGAGCTACATGACCGAGGATCAGCGCTTCGCCGCGCGCCGTCCCGACGTGCTCGTCTATGAGACGGCGCCGCTGGAGAAGGATCTCACGCTGGCGGGCCCACTGGAGGCGGAGCTGTGGGTCTCCACCACCGGCACCGACGCGGACTGGGTGGTGAAGCTCGTGGACGTCAATCCGGGCAAGATGCCCGGTGGCCCGAGGGGTGGCGACGACGAGGAGGGCAAACGTAACCGGGGCCACCAGCAGACGCTGGTGCGCGGCGAGCCGTTCCGCGGCCGCTTCCGCGACAGCTACAGCGAGCCCAAGCCCTTCAAGCCGGGCGAGGTGACGAAGGTGCGCTTCGTCATCAACGACGTCTTCCACACCTTCAAGCGAGGGCACCGGGTGATGATCCAGGTGCAGTCGAGCTGGTTCCCCTTCATCGATCGGAACCCGCAGACCTTCGTGCCCAACATCTTCGAGGCGAAGGAAGAGGACTTCGTGCGCGCCTTCCACCGCGTGTACCGCTCGGCGGCCCACCCGAGCTCGCTCAAGGTGGGCGTGCTGCCCGCGGTGGACGACTGA